A section of the Alkalihalobacillus sp. LMS39 genome encodes:
- a CDS encoding ABC transporter permease: MNTCKAFFKSGPTLVGIGIAFAFLLIFFIVWLTAYDGVSDRLENLRVGIVDHETTFYSSILEDSLPFTTITIDNESAGMEQLNKREIEMLIVIPEGFTNSIQTEEGVMEYYINQAAPSMSKQMMENAVKEITTKLNEYIFTVKKEQVINVPEEYIKEGMQLLSYQSVRTEIVQVNHTEGFAATMVPLLIILASFVGSMLMSLNLYQATQNLKSSFNKWSILLSRFSIQLIVSGCLAVLTISLLLLFQFELQVSVFESIIFQTLVYLSFLCFTQMFTILFGMAGMLFNIISLSIQLVTAGVIVPRVLLSDFYQQLSTVFPATYGTSGYFTIIYGGASLTEEMLLLCSIIVITFGVTVVRVVLTKEKNEEVSLQGN, from the coding sequence ATGAACACATGTAAAGCTTTTTTTAAGTCAGGTCCGACACTTGTAGGAATAGGAATTGCTTTTGCTTTTTTGCTTATTTTTTTTATTGTGTGGTTAACTGCTTATGATGGTGTATCAGATCGCTTGGAGAATTTGAGGGTTGGGATCGTTGATCATGAAACTACTTTTTATTCAAGTATACTGGAGGATAGCTTACCATTTACGACTATAACAATAGATAATGAAAGTGCTGGGATGGAGCAGTTAAACAAGAGGGAAATTGAAATGTTAATTGTTATTCCAGAAGGCTTTACAAACAGCATACAAACAGAAGAAGGAGTAATGGAATACTATATTAATCAGGCGGCACCATCTATGTCGAAACAAATGATGGAAAACGCTGTAAAAGAAATAACGACAAAACTCAACGAATATATATTTACGGTTAAAAAGGAACAGGTCATAAATGTCCCTGAAGAGTATATAAAAGAAGGTATGCAGTTACTATCTTATCAAAGTGTACGTACAGAAATAGTGCAGGTAAATCATACAGAGGGATTTGCTGCTACTATGGTTCCACTTTTAATAATATTAGCTTCATTTGTTGGCAGTATGCTCATGAGTTTGAACTTATATCAAGCAACACAAAATCTTAAGTCTTCTTTCAACAAATGGTCCATTCTACTATCCCGGTTTAGTATTCAACTCATTGTTTCGGGTTGTCTTGCTGTCTTAACTATCAGCTTGTTATTGCTTTTTCAATTTGAACTGCAAGTTAGTGTATTTGAAAGTATTATATTTCAAACATTAGTGTATTTATCGTTTTTATGTTTTACGCAAATGTTTACGATTTTGTTCGGAATGGCTGGAATGTTATTTAACATTATTAGTTTATCTATTCAGTTAGTTACAGCAGGTGTTATTGTTCCAAGAGTACTTCTATCGGACTTTTATCAACAGCTTAGTACAGTATTTCCTGCTACCTATGGAACTAGCGGTTATTTTACGATTATTTATGGGGGTGCAAGTTTAACGGAGGAAATGTTACTGTTATGCTCAATCATCGTGATTACGTTTGGAGTAACGGTCGTTAGAGTGGTTTTAACTAAAGAGAAAAACGAGGAAGTTTCTTTGCAAGGAAACTAA
- a CDS encoding TetR/AcrR family transcriptional regulator produces the protein MDETKKKIINATIALFVSKGYKGTTTKEIANASGVNEVTVFRHFGSKKGLLEAVVDQMTFQTVFDEHFTKQLSWDLEKDLWMISKKYHETLDSIKDLVLIGFREAGNHPELNELISKFPKSFKKIVYDYLVEMKKKNKIIDVNLELQAMNFVWLNFGYFISKSRFGKELITVDHDEFLKQSTILFARGLMP, from the coding sequence ATGGATGAAACGAAGAAGAAAATCATTAATGCCACAATAGCATTGTTTGTTTCGAAAGGCTATAAAGGCACAACAACGAAAGAAATAGCAAATGCTTCTGGAGTGAATGAAGTGACTGTTTTTAGGCACTTTGGCAGTAAGAAAGGGTTATTGGAAGCGGTAGTTGACCAGATGACGTTTCAAACCGTTTTTGATGAACATTTTACAAAGCAGCTCTCATGGGATTTAGAAAAAGATTTGTGGATGATTTCAAAAAAATATCATGAAACTCTTGATTCAATCAAAGACTTAGTGTTAATTGGATTTCGTGAAGCTGGAAACCACCCAGAATTAAATGAGTTAATTTCTAAATTTCCAAAGTCCTTTAAAAAAATTGTGTATGACTATTTAGTAGAAATGAAAAAGAAGAATAAAATCATTGATGTGAATTTAGAGTTGCAAGCCATGAATTTTGTGTGGCTAAATTTTGGTTATTTTATATCAAAGTCAAGGTTCGGTAAGGAATTAATTACGGTCGATCATGACGAATTTTTAAAACAAAGTACCATTCTTTTTGCTAGAGGCTTAATGCCCTAG
- a CDS encoding sugar phosphate isomerase/epimerase, translating into MKLSVCTISFRHHLQSIDQIVHWARTHHFQGIELWGIHAKNLEDNPKYGVDWLNSYGLQTSMISDYLPLEGPTSHMITETMKISKLAKKWGTNKVRTFVGRAGSLKISKSERKHLVSRVQMICDYFESEGQFVLVETHPNTLTDNLASTIQLIEEVNHPALRINFDVLHMWESGANPIEAFRRLCPFVSHFHFKNISSREHLNVFSPANVYAAAGSREGMTSLFTGAINYEDFLNEVIPTMEVEASLEWFGPNVWDVLKNDRSEIKKRFEVDYLKGYYSKI; encoded by the coding sequence ATGAAACTCTCAGTTTGTACTATTTCTTTTCGTCATCACCTCCAATCCATTGACCAAATCGTTCATTGGGCAAGAACTCATCATTTCCAAGGAATTGAACTTTGGGGAATACATGCAAAAAACCTTGAAGATAATCCGAAATATGGAGTAGATTGGTTGAATTCTTATGGATTACAGACAAGTATGATTAGTGATTACCTTCCTTTAGAAGGACCAACATCACATATGATAACTGAAACAATGAAAATATCTAAGCTTGCAAAAAAATGGGGGACAAACAAGGTTCGTACGTTTGTAGGGAGAGCAGGAAGCTTAAAAATAAGTAAATCGGAAAGAAAACACTTAGTTAGTAGGGTTCAAATGATTTGTGATTATTTTGAATCAGAAGGGCAGTTTGTTCTTGTAGAAACCCATCCAAATACATTAACGGATAATCTCGCTTCTACTATTCAATTGATTGAAGAAGTGAATCATCCAGCATTACGAATTAATTTTGATGTGCTTCATATGTGGGAATCAGGAGCAAATCCAATTGAAGCATTTAGAAGGCTTTGTCCATTTGTTTCGCATTTTCATTTTAAAAATATTTCTTCGCGTGAGCATTTAAATGTATTTTCACCGGCAAATGTCTATGCCGCAGCAGGGTCAAGGGAGGGAATGACATCATTATTTACTGGTGCCATTAATTACGAAGATTTTCTTAATGAAGTTATTCCAACTATGGAAGTGGAAGCATCGTTAGAATGGTTTGGTCCTAATGTTTGGGATGTACTAAAAAATGACCGTAGTGAAATTAAAAAGAGGTTTGAAGTAGATTATTTGAAAGGGTATTATTCAAAGATTTGA
- a CDS encoding DUF6005 family protein translates to MIKVHCFVSCVCEVIKKTTGVDHRPYYFGVWDADFDMLEDGTITYHSANIDHQFFQTWYEMLYGIKIYQWYDKNKSKQENIVELERLLKGHVKHQYIMVMLDLSMLPERENKFNQKPFPHYVMLESTDKEDEWFMYDPDFRWEGILEKERIINAIKEPCAEGGFYFNGASIIPPSVETVEAYFNTCMKQDTNPIIQSVYDVVSAYTVGEQKENLANIHLALKQLPVLSIRKYAYEHAFAYFWDYLGWEKDGFEAWCNDIEQLVNGFTTIQYRAMKLAKTKDLTIAETIFEKLEEQNELEYKIKNGLRTCFNAWLCEQNNQKKKVTT, encoded by the coding sequence ATGATTAAAGTCCATTGTTTTGTTAGTTGTGTATGTGAAGTTATTAAGAAAACAACGGGTGTCGACCATAGACCATACTACTTTGGTGTATGGGATGCGGATTTTGACATGCTTGAGGATGGAACGATCACTTATCACTCTGCTAATATTGACCATCAATTCTTTCAAACATGGTATGAAATGCTTTATGGTATCAAAATCTATCAATGGTATGACAAAAATAAGTCTAAACAAGAAAACATAGTTGAGTTGGAGCGATTACTAAAAGGTCATGTAAAACATCAGTATATTATGGTGATGCTGGATCTCTCTATGCTTCCTGAAAGAGAAAATAAGTTCAACCAAAAGCCTTTTCCCCATTATGTCATGCTTGAGTCGACAGATAAGGAAGATGAATGGTTTATGTATGATCCTGATTTTAGGTGGGAAGGAATCCTTGAAAAGGAAAGGATTATTAATGCTATAAAAGAACCGTGTGCAGAAGGAGGATTTTATTTTAATGGAGCTTCCATTATTCCTCCTAGTGTAGAGACAGTGGAAGCTTATTTTAACACGTGCATGAAACAGGATACTAATCCAATTATACAATCTGTATATGACGTTGTTTCAGCTTATACAGTCGGTGAGCAGAAGGAGAATCTAGCTAATATTCATCTTGCATTGAAGCAATTACCTGTATTATCCATTAGGAAATATGCTTACGAACATGCTTTTGCGTACTTTTGGGATTATCTTGGTTGGGAAAAAGATGGTTTTGAAGCATGGTGCAATGATATTGAACAACTTGTTAATGGGTTTACGACGATACAATATCGAGCGATGAAGCTTGCTAAAACAAAGGATTTAACAATAGCTGAAACTATATTTGAAAAACTAGAGGAACAAAATGAGCTAGAATATAAAATTAAAAATGGCTTACGAACGTGTTTTAATGCTTGGTTATGTGAACAAAATAATCAAAAGAAAAAGGTGACAACCTAA
- the asbD gene encoding petrobactin biosynthesis protein AsbD codes for MTKEQIIESIYDILKNQLKLQTTDFFHINARLNEDLYLDSILLLELILHIELDIGIEIPDEAIVPKDFYTVESLADFLLQEQNKKTAGEVVND; via the coding sequence ATGACAAAAGAACAAATCATTGAAAGCATTTATGATATTTTGAAAAATCAGTTAAAGCTACAAACAACTGACTTTTTCCATATAAATGCACGTTTAAATGAAGATCTTTATTTGGATTCTATCTTATTATTAGAGCTTATTCTTCATATAGAGCTAGACATAGGAATCGAAATCCCTGATGAAGCAATTGTACCAAAAGATTTCTATACAGTAGAAAGTCTTGCCGATTTTCTACTTCAAGAACAAAACAAAAAAACAGCGGGGGAAGTTGTAAATGATTAA
- a CDS encoding AMP-binding protein, whose product MFYINDDYYTTRDLEKQFSEFEKNLYIHECNNRRYAVCLSDTFQCIALCLFIRQQGGTILPIHPFTPKEAAIRMASSASSNMLFYQTLDSVIMLTNEEHVEEGGLIQMSSGTTGSPKCIKRTWTSIEEELKAYVLTLPIDRSSKSIIACPVTHSYGLISGVLASLERGDEPLLITILNPKYILKKLQEHPSHILYAAPALLHTISCLAKSKLRLDKVMTSGTMIPESWLESIKEVSTTVLQQYGCSEVGCITIHPDLHIAREVGYPLPHIKVEAGEIGNPSEIVVHSSRGTIYTKDLGYIKDGVLSFLSRMDDMINVAGLNVYPQEVEDVLLKEPRVVDVVVYKKPNMLSGERVCVQYVSNSMIHDIELREWCSRFLAPYQIPMEFIRVAQIEKLPNGKVSRKKLSESIV is encoded by the coding sequence ATGTTCTATATTAATGATGATTACTACACTACCCGAGATTTAGAAAAACAGTTTAGTGAATTTGAAAAAAACTTGTATATCCATGAGTGTAATAATAGGAGATATGCTGTTTGTCTATCAGATACATTTCAGTGTATTGCGCTGTGTTTATTCATACGTCAACAAGGGGGGACGATATTACCGATTCATCCTTTCACTCCTAAAGAAGCTGCTATTAGAATGGCATCTAGCGCTTCAAGTAATATGTTATTCTATCAAACATTAGATTCAGTTATTATGCTAACAAATGAAGAACACGTTGAAGAAGGCGGCCTAATCCAAATGAGTTCTGGAACAACAGGATCTCCTAAGTGTATCAAACGAACGTGGACATCTATTGAGGAAGAGCTGAAAGCTTATGTTCTTACTTTACCGATAGACCGATCATCAAAGTCGATTATCGCCTGCCCTGTTACTCATTCTTACGGATTAATAAGTGGTGTGTTGGCAAGCTTAGAAAGAGGAGATGAGCCATTACTTATTACAATACTGAATCCAAAGTATATATTGAAAAAATTACAAGAGCATCCATCACATATTCTTTATGCAGCACCAGCTCTTCTTCATACGATTTCTTGTCTAGCTAAAAGTAAACTCCGATTAGATAAAGTGATGACTTCTGGAACGATGATACCTGAGAGCTGGCTAGAGTCAATCAAAGAAGTTTCAACAACGGTTCTTCAACAATATGGTTGTTCGGAAGTAGGTTGTATAACAATTCATCCTGACTTACATATTGCTCGGGAAGTTGGATATCCACTGCCGCATATAAAAGTGGAAGCTGGTGAAATAGGGAATCCGAGTGAAATTGTTGTTCATTCATCAAGGGGGACAATATATACAAAAGACCTCGGTTACATAAAGGATGGCGTTTTGTCATTTCTATCCAGGATGGACGATATGATCAATGTAGCCGGCTTAAATGTCTATCCGCAAGAAGTAGAAGATGTTCTGCTTAAGGAACCAAGAGTAGTAGACGTAGTTGTATATAAGAAGCCAAACATGTTATCTGGTGAACGTGTTTGTGTCCAGTATGTTTCGAACAGTATGATTCATGATATAGAGCTGCGCGAATGGTGCAGTAGATTCCTTGCACCATATCAAATACCAATGGAATTTATAAGAGTAGCACAAATTGAAAAATTACCTAATGGAAAAGTAAGTAGAAAAAAATTATCGGAGTCAATCGTATGA
- a CDS encoding IucA/IucC family protein → MQKICHLPSDRQMLRVKRQLLEAMMFEGLISFEEYKTEDDKHSLFYIYGKKRKYQCEGRRTVFDRIRIKENSLLHVKNQRLIETTIEDLLEELCSNHKDKAQLQHELRQTVKLCQWNEAHLSQPYSRRDSSYEELESEIIEGHLYHPCFKSRTNFTIKDHELYGPEAKHSFSLVWLAVRRSKIQISMLEEEKMFWQKELGLHMWKELIMQLELLGCHFDEYTFLPVHPWQWNSLKEELTEYMERKDIYLLGVKGEQYRATQSVRTLINKTNPKKAHLKLSMNMVNTSSLRTLKSYSVCSAPYISSWIERIIQSDSYLKNEVQLAILKEYAGIIFEPEEVQSKNVEGQLGCIWRESVHTHLNEKEQAVPFTALMLVEQDGKPFIAPWLTYYGIEEWINQFIQISVIPIWHLLVAHGIAVEAHAQNMILLHKDGWPNRVVLRDFHESIEYTKEYIADKKLVPHFENIHKDYEHAPEDVYYWMSKVEALRELVMDTLFVFHLSELSSLLQEHYEYKEETFWIQVTMAIDKHLSKFPELKKRHDMLQYNKRKIYVESLLKKKIQGVEEGNFRHLVRNIFYREEG, encoded by the coding sequence GTGCAAAAAATTTGTCACTTACCTTCTGATAGACAAATGTTGCGAGTCAAACGTCAATTACTAGAGGCGATGATGTTTGAAGGTCTAATTTCCTTTGAAGAATATAAAACTGAAGATGATAAACATTCTCTGTTTTATATATACGGTAAAAAACGTAAATATCAATGTGAAGGACGTAGAACAGTATTTGATCGCATTCGAATAAAAGAGAATAGCTTATTACATGTGAAAAATCAGAGGTTAATAGAAACAACGATTGAGGACCTTCTAGAAGAACTTTGCTCAAATCATAAGGATAAAGCTCAATTGCAGCATGAATTAAGGCAGACGGTAAAACTATGTCAGTGGAATGAGGCACATCTTTCTCAACCTTATTCTAGGAGAGATTCAAGCTACGAAGAGTTAGAATCTGAAATAATAGAGGGGCACCTGTATCATCCTTGTTTTAAATCAAGAACGAATTTTACTATAAAAGATCATGAATTATATGGACCAGAAGCCAAGCATTCTTTCTCTTTAGTTTGGCTAGCAGTAAGACGAAGCAAGATTCAGATTTCAATGTTAGAAGAAGAAAAGATGTTCTGGCAAAAAGAGCTCGGTTTACACATGTGGAAAGAATTGATAATGCAGCTTGAACTATTAGGGTGCCATTTTGACGAATATACATTTCTTCCGGTTCATCCATGGCAATGGAATTCACTTAAAGAGGAATTAACTGAATATATGGAAAGAAAAGATATTTACTTATTAGGAGTGAAAGGAGAGCAATACCGTGCTACTCAGTCTGTTCGTACGTTAATAAATAAAACGAATCCAAAAAAAGCCCATTTAAAATTGTCAATGAATATGGTGAACACATCTTCTTTAAGGACGTTAAAGTCTTATTCAGTCTGCTCAGCACCGTATATATCATCTTGGATCGAACGAATCATTCAATCAGACTCTTATTTAAAAAATGAAGTTCAATTAGCCATATTAAAAGAATATGCGGGAATCATTTTTGAACCAGAGGAAGTCCAAAGTAAAAATGTAGAAGGTCAGCTTGGTTGTATATGGAGAGAAAGCGTGCACACTCATCTGAATGAAAAAGAACAAGCTGTCCCGTTTACTGCACTTATGTTAGTAGAGCAAGATGGCAAACCTTTTATCGCTCCATGGCTTACATACTATGGAATAGAAGAATGGATTAATCAGTTTATCCAAATCAGTGTTATCCCAATTTGGCATTTGCTTGTTGCTCATGGCATTGCAGTTGAAGCGCACGCGCAAAACATGATTTTACTGCATAAAGATGGGTGGCCGAACCGTGTTGTCTTACGTGATTTCCATGAAAGTATAGAGTATACAAAAGAGTATATTGCAGATAAAAAGCTTGTTCCTCATTTTGAAAACATACATAAAGATTATGAACATGCACCTGAAGATGTCTATTATTGGATGTCGAAAGTTGAAGCATTACGAGAGTTAGTAATGGATACGTTATTTGTGTTTCATTTATCTGAATTATCTTCTTTACTTCAAGAACATTACGAATACAAAGAAGAGACATTTTGGATTCAAGTAACAATGGCTATTGATAAACATTTATCTAAGTTTCCTGAATTAAAAAAGCGGCATGACATGCTTCAGTATAATAAACGAAAAATATATGTTGAATCATTACTGAAAAAGAAAATACAAGGGGTAGAAGAGGGGAATTTCCGTCATCTTGTACGAAATATTTTTTATAGAGAGGAAGGATGA
- a CDS encoding IucA/IucC family protein yields the protein MEESAKTVAEHASFQAFINSYLREGGNCGRWIRSKEWIKENPTAVNLTGINVIELVLIEHSKKFVLEIKYRSIVGRHLVGVPLKYCSTTNQWVREDRLIVMMTLIQELHLLAKRKGYIGFVTHYDELIVRLIESYHTMTNYIESRICDSEKLYSVNSTFIETEQSLLFGHWLHPTPKSRQGMASWQHKNYAPELAGSFQLHYFEVSREVIEEESILNQKASEIVTQSLLRTNPNLDISKESCVIPTHPLQAQWLLQQDYVKEAIDAGQIKSLGTMGPVYTATSSIRTVYSFEEDWMLKFSIPVKITNSLRVNKQHELKAGIVMASLFRKLPFLQKHSTFHIIEDPAYLTVHLPGRKESGFEIIIRSNPICEKEKHKRGFSSVAAIAQDPLPTKKSRLFQLIETIALAEGRTVKSVSLDWFKKYWNCAIEPLILLYDEHGIALEAHQQNSVLDVSNGYPESYYYRDNQGYYLSKDYEQALCFTEPTLLHTPELFYEDSLIQERFTYYLFMNQLFSVIYRFGADGLIREEKLLQYSKLQLRLLEKRLHGQGKRFVSTILHQKKLSYKANLLTRLHDVDELSTALEQAIYTKVENPFVPVKEGERAKNLSLTF from the coding sequence ATGGAAGAATCCGCTAAAACAGTTGCAGAACATGCTAGCTTTCAGGCCTTTATAAATAGCTATTTACGTGAAGGTGGTAATTGCGGGAGATGGATAAGGTCCAAGGAATGGATAAAAGAAAATCCTACTGCTGTTAATCTAACAGGCATCAATGTCATTGAGCTTGTATTAATTGAACACTCAAAGAAGTTTGTACTTGAAATCAAATACCGCTCTATAGTTGGAAGACATTTAGTTGGAGTTCCACTTAAATATTGTTCAACAACGAATCAATGGGTGAGAGAAGATCGTCTCATCGTAATGATGACACTTATACAGGAGCTACATTTGCTGGCAAAGAGAAAAGGTTACATTGGATTTGTCACACATTATGATGAATTAATTGTTCGATTAATAGAGAGCTATCATACGATGACAAACTATATTGAAAGTAGAATATGTGATTCAGAAAAATTATATTCCGTAAACAGTACATTTATTGAAACCGAACAATCATTACTCTTCGGTCATTGGCTTCACCCAACACCTAAAAGTAGACAAGGTATGGCTAGTTGGCAACATAAAAACTACGCTCCAGAGCTTGCAGGTAGTTTTCAGCTTCATTATTTCGAAGTATCACGTGAGGTTATTGAAGAGGAATCAATTTTAAATCAAAAAGCGAGTGAGATAGTCACTCAATCTTTACTGAGAACGAATCCGAATCTAGATATCTCAAAGGAAAGTTGTGTAATCCCTACACATCCGCTACAAGCTCAGTGGCTTTTGCAGCAAGACTATGTTAAGGAAGCAATCGATGCTGGGCAGATTAAGAGCTTAGGAACAATGGGACCAGTTTATACAGCAACATCTTCTATTCGTACAGTTTATAGCTTTGAAGAGGATTGGATGTTAAAGTTTTCAATTCCTGTCAAAATAACAAACTCTTTAAGGGTGAACAAGCAACATGAACTAAAAGCAGGGATAGTAATGGCTAGCTTATTCCGTAAACTTCCTTTCTTACAAAAGCATTCGACGTTTCATATTATAGAAGACCCGGCTTATCTTACAGTTCATTTACCTGGCAGAAAGGAGTCCGGTTTTGAAATTATTATACGCTCAAACCCAATTTGTGAAAAAGAAAAGCATAAGCGAGGGTTTAGTTCCGTTGCAGCTATTGCTCAAGATCCACTACCAACAAAGAAATCGAGGCTCTTTCAATTAATTGAAACGATAGCTCTTGCAGAAGGAAGAACGGTGAAATCAGTTAGTCTAGATTGGTTCAAAAAATATTGGAACTGTGCGATTGAACCGCTCATTCTACTATACGATGAACATGGAATTGCTCTAGAGGCTCACCAACAAAATAGTGTGTTAGATGTCTCGAATGGTTATCCTGAATCTTATTATTACCGTGATAATCAAGGTTATTATTTATCAAAAGATTATGAACAAGCCCTTTGTTTCACCGAACCAACTTTGTTACATACACCTGAACTTTTTTATGAAGATTCACTCATTCAAGAAAGGTTTACATATTATTTATTTATGAATCAACTTTTTTCAGTTATCTATCGTTTTGGAGCAGATGGTTTGATTCGGGAAGAAAAACTACTGCAATATTCAAAATTACAGTTACGGTTACTGGAAAAAAGATTACATGGACAAGGGAAAAGATTCGTATCCACAATTTTACATCAAAAAAAACTGTCGTATAAAGCTAATTTACTGACACGTTTACACGACGTCGATGAACTATCAACAGCGCTTGAGCAAGCGATTTATACAAAAGTTGAAAATCCATTTGTACCGGTAAAGGAGGGAGAACGTGCAAAAAATTTGTCACTTACCTTCTGA
- a CDS encoding helix-turn-helix domain-containing protein has translation MTYNPLDEVKHSHITLVRVSEGTSETINQLGEYNGLIYISSGTGYLQSGREERKLVEGKSYVFTRESKLISSSSQLFHVYILFWHKSDTEFAFLSSVRLAKQVPAKVTPLWKEALSLQGRKSYSEICRFKSIIWELLSMLTESSKVDEMDEIIENMRNHLVKPYKVCKLAAKANMNPTSFTRAFKKKVGISPKDFLIRERIRVAKELMVQNKGITIKEVALKIGMQDEFYFSRLFKQKVGYPPTVYMKRAEERIAIVSQMFLQDHLLSLGIQPVAAPAYPTIYSTSGGIPRYLEKDLVGTRLLNAEKAFQPDEIMQTLPDRILKTTLHNGETQSVLLSHEQKVEHISFKANWNEYLREIARILRKESRVDNIEREIEILENTVRDQLCPLTKRGNWAVIWVRNNEIRLYGYKDHALLDLLYQKLGFNPHPNLPKSGYKVISVEQLVYLQCDKLLILWSHERDVWKLAQSKEWKMMKAVKDNEVYFPNSKNWDPWGPLGRKKMLIEFANTFQKSKVKLY, from the coding sequence ATGACCTATAATCCACTAGATGAGGTTAAGCATTCTCATATAACTTTAGTAAGAGTTAGTGAAGGAACAAGTGAAACAATAAACCAGTTAGGTGAATATAATGGGTTAATTTATATTTCATCTGGCACAGGTTATTTACAAAGTGGAAGAGAGGAGAGAAAACTTGTTGAGGGGAAAAGTTATGTTTTTACAAGAGAAAGCAAACTTATTTCTTCTTCTTCTCAGTTATTTCATGTGTACATATTATTTTGGCACAAAAGCGATACAGAATTCGCTTTTTTATCTTCAGTTCGGTTAGCTAAACAAGTACCAGCAAAAGTGACTCCATTATGGAAGGAGGCTTTATCGCTTCAAGGGAGGAAATCATACTCTGAGATTTGCCGATTCAAAAGCATAATATGGGAATTATTGTCAATGCTAACTGAGTCTTCAAAAGTAGATGAGATGGACGAGATTATCGAAAACATGAGAAATCATCTAGTAAAGCCTTATAAAGTTTGTAAGTTAGCTGCAAAGGCGAATATGAATCCAACTTCATTTACAAGGGCTTTTAAGAAGAAGGTAGGAATATCACCAAAGGATTTCTTGATTAGAGAAAGAATACGAGTAGCAAAAGAATTAATGGTTCAAAATAAAGGAATCACAATAAAAGAAGTAGCGTTAAAGATAGGGATGCAGGATGAGTTTTACTTCAGTCGACTTTTTAAGCAAAAGGTAGGATATCCTCCAACTGTGTATATGAAAAGAGCGGAGGAGCGGATTGCTATCGTAAGTCAAATGTTTTTACAAGACCATTTACTTTCTTTAGGTATACAGCCTGTGGCAGCACCGGCCTATCCAACGATATATTCAACGAGCGGGGGGATACCAAGATATTTAGAAAAAGATCTCGTAGGAACACGATTGTTAAATGCTGAAAAAGCCTTTCAACCTGATGAGATTATGCAAACGCTTCCTGATCGAATTTTAAAAACAACTTTGCATAATGGAGAAACTCAATCCGTTTTGTTATCCCATGAACAGAAGGTTGAGCATATTTCCTTTAAAGCTAATTGGAATGAGTATTTACGAGAAATTGCTCGTATACTTCGAAAAGAAAGTAGAGTGGATAATATAGAACGAGAAATTGAAATCTTGGAGAATACGGTAAGAGATCAGTTGTGTCCATTAACAAAAAGGGGCAATTGGGCTGTGATTTGGGTTCGTAACAATGAAATTCGCTTATATGGATACAAAGACCATGCACTTCTTGATCTTCTTTATCAAAAATTAGGCTTTAATCCACATCCTAATTTACCAAAAAGCGGTTACAAAGTGATTTCGGTGGAACAACTAGTCTATTTACAGTGTGATAAACTCCTTATTTTATGGAGTCATGAACGTGATGTTTGGAAGCTAGCTCAATCAAAAGAATGGAAAATGATGAAGGCTGTTAAAGATAATGAAGTGTACTTTCCAAACAGTAAAAATTGGGATCCATGGGGTCCCTTAGGAAGAAAAAAAATGCTCATTGAATTTGCGAATACATTTCAAAAATCGAAGGTAAAATTATACTAA